The DNA window TGCACTTTCATCCCAACGGATTCACACCTGTTCCTCACCAGCGCTTCTAATTCCTCATTTTCGACGGGAACAAATTTGTAGAAGAGAGGGAAGATTAGAACGGGTGCCAGTCTTCCCAGAAGCACGGTGAAGAAAAAGGCGAAAATCCCCACCGGGATCCACCAGTGTACTACGGTGGTGAGGAAATAATAGAATACGATGAGCACGGGTGCGCCAATGACAACCGCAACGAACACCTCTTTTGATTTCTCCCACCAATAGGACTTCAAGGTTAGACTCGAGAGTTCATACTTGTGCTCAAGGATGTAGTCGATGTACAAGGAAAGAGGAATCATCAGTATCAACTCAACGATTCCAATGACCGCGGCGAGAACGAGGAGCGCCAGGTAAGGGTTAGATGTAATAGAGTATGCCCACCTTTCCACCGTCGCGGTAAATCCCCCGAGCACGATTATCAGAAGATACAGCCAGCCAAGGAAAGTCTCACCAAGACCGGCCACGAGCTTGATCGTATTGTACCGCTTCGACCGCTTCAAGATTCTTCCATCGGAGATGTCATTTACGACTGTCATGCGTACTTTTCCAGATTCACCTCTGACCACTTTACCCTCTCGTCGCGTTTGAGGAGCATGTCATGAAGGACTGCAATACTCTCTCTCTGCTGTGTCCAGCTCAATCGGGCGAATGCATCGTCAAAACTCAGCCACCGGAACTCGGTGTGTTCTTTGGACAGCCGCACCTCTTTCGATTCTACCTCCACACCGAAAACCGGGACAACGTGCAGCCTGTCCCTGTAGGACTGGTAAAAAAGGCTCACATGATCAACCACAAAAATTCGGTTGGGATCGAGTCCCGTCTCCTCTTTCAGTTCTCTCAAAACCGTTTCCACGGCAGTCTCGCCTCCCTGCATCTTCCCGGCAACTCCCTGCCATAAATGTCCATAAACAGCCTCCTCATTCCGTTTGAGCAAAAGATACAACGGCTTCCCACCTTCCCATCGGTAGGCATAGCTGTCCACGTGTGTTGAAATAATGTCAGTCATGAGTCGTCTCCCTCACCTTTGCCAGAAACTGGCGGGACCACGATAAGTAGGTTCCTTCCTGGATCTCCTTTCGAATTCTGGACATGAGATCCAGATAGAAAGTAACGTTGTGAAGAGAACCCAGATGAAGCCCCAGAATCTCATTCAAGTTATACAGATGTCGAAGGTACGCCCGTGAAAAAGTCCTGCATCCGTGGCAGGCGCACGTTTCGTCAACGGGCGAAAAATCAAGTTTGTACTTTTCGTTCAACACATTGATGGTGCCGTTCCAGGTAAACAGTTGGCCGTTCCGGGCGTTTCGCGTGGGGATCACGCAGTCAAACATATCCATCCCAAGCCTCACGGCCCGGACAATATCCTGTGGCTTTCCCACCCCCATCAGATATCGAATCTTATCCCTGGGGAGTAGATGATCCATGAGAGATACGGTATCGAACATGGCGGACTTTTCCTCTCCCACAGCCAGGCCGCCCACGGCCACACCAATGTTGGCAAGGGGCAAGAGTTCTTCTGTACTCTGTTGTCGCAGTTCTTTCTGTATTCCGCCCTGAACAATGGGAAAAAAAGTGTCCCTCTTTCCATAAGATTCTGATGTCTGTTTCAGGTAATCGAAGCACCGGTTGGCCCAGGTAGTCGTTAGACTGACCGCCCGAGCGATTTCTTCCAGGGGTGCATCACCGGGCGGGCATACGTCAAGAGACATGATAATATCACTCCCCAACACCCGTTGAATTTCCATCGACTTCTCCGGAGTCATTTCATGGACACTCCCATT is part of the Candidatus Neomarinimicrobiota bacterium genome and encodes:
- the tgt gene encoding tRNA guanosine(34) transglycosylase Tgt; translation: MERRDPATSARRGLFSTDHGDIETPVFIPIGTYGAVKTLAPRDLESAGASIVLGNAYHLYLRPGMEIIQKAAGLHAFMAWDRSIVTDSGGFQVFSLAELREISADGVTFKSTLNGSVHEMTPEKSMEIQRVLGSDIIMSLDVCPPGDAPLEEIARAVSLTTTWANRCFDYLKQTSESYGKRDTFFPIVQGGIQKELRQQSTEELLPLANIGVAVGGLAVGEEKSAMFDTVSLMDHLLPRDKIRYLMGVGKPQDIVRAVRLGMDMFDCVIPTRNARNGQLFTWNGTINVLNEKYKLDFSPVDETCACHGCRTFSRAYLRHLYNLNEILGLHLGSLHNVTFYLDLMSRIRKEIQEGTYLSWSRQFLAKVRETTHD
- a CDS encoding NUDIX domain-containing protein — its product is MTDIISTHVDSYAYRWEGGKPLYLLLKRNEEAVYGHLWQGVAGKMQGGETAVETVLRELKEETGLDPNRIFVVDHVSLFYQSYRDRLHVVPVFGVEVESKEVRLSKEHTEFRWLSFDDAFARLSWTQQRESIAVLHDMLLKRDERVKWSEVNLEKYA
- a CDS encoding M48 family metallopeptidase, giving the protein MTVVNDISDGRILKRSKRYNTIKLVAGLGETFLGWLYLLIIVLGGFTATVERWAYSITSNPYLALLVLAAVIGIVELILMIPLSLYIDYILEHKYELSSLTLKSYWWEKSKEVFVAVVIGAPVLIVFYYFLTTVVHWWIPVGIFAFFFTVLLGRLAPVLIFPLFYKFVPVENEELEALVRNRCESVGMKVQGVFQFDLSKTTRKANAAFTGIGKSKRILLADNLVDNFSPNEIDAVLAHELGHFKGKHLWKMIVLGTLFTFLGLYVVSMVYSGWSARLGYESMGNLAPLPLLILLLGVYGFVTHPVQNSVSRLYERAADSFSKEMLGGNAAPLVEALERLAELNLADRDPHPVVEFLFHSHPSIEHRIGYLQT